In a single window of the Streptomyces sp. NBC_00094 genome:
- a CDS encoding sigma-70 family RNA polymerase sigma factor, giving the protein MAMETPPRWDRKMQQRLARGEAAALGELYDRFASLVHSLAHRVLDDDAAADQITREVFGYIWENPDDYDPKQGNMRSWVARLTQRQAVYRLRQAEATAYAETGQGSVEELEQKVRRASVAARADYIVTSMPAPLRAALELAYFQRRDYRQTAADLGVTEDEARRRLRLGLQLLSSANTRPLEGSSPPGYGRTL; this is encoded by the coding sequence ATGGCGATGGAGACACCACCGCGTTGGGACCGCAAGATGCAGCAGCGGCTCGCGCGCGGAGAGGCCGCCGCGCTCGGCGAGCTCTACGACCGGTTCGCCTCGCTCGTGCACAGCCTCGCCCACCGGGTCCTGGACGACGACGCCGCGGCCGACCAGATCACCCGAGAGGTCTTCGGCTACATCTGGGAGAACCCCGACGACTACGACCCCAAGCAGGGCAACATGCGCTCGTGGGTCGCCCGCCTGACGCAGCGACAGGCCGTGTACCGGCTGCGCCAGGCGGAGGCGACGGCGTACGCGGAGACCGGGCAGGGCTCCGTCGAGGAGCTGGAGCAGAAGGTGCGGCGGGCCTCCGTCGCGGCCCGCGCGGACTACATCGTGACCTCGATGCCGGCCCCGCTGCGGGCCGCGCTCGAACTGGCCTACTTCCAGCGGCGCGACTACCGCCAGACCGCCGCCGACCTCGGGGTCACCGAGGACGAGGCCCGGCGCCGCCTCCGGCTCGGGCTGCAGCTGCTCTCCTCGGCCAACACCCGCCCCCTGGAGGGCTCCTCGCCGCCCGGCTACGGACGCACGCTGTGA
- a CDS encoding STAS domain-containing protein → MTTIEVDEDEHGPWTVLRVRGELDLVTSPGIRRRVHDAVAGGRHDLVMDLSAVRFCDSSGVGVLIAARRLLRSCGGRLRLILPGDEGGDGHVDRVLSALGVRRLFDVYEDVPAAVSGPGRTVP, encoded by the coding sequence GTGACGACGATCGAGGTCGACGAGGACGAGCACGGCCCCTGGACGGTACTGCGTGTCCGGGGGGAACTGGACCTGGTCACCTCCCCCGGGATACGCCGCCGCGTCCACGACGCCGTCGCGGGCGGCCGCCACGACCTGGTGATGGACCTGTCCGCGGTGCGGTTCTGCGACTCCAGCGGCGTCGGCGTCCTGATCGCCGCCCGCCGCCTCCTCCGCTCCTGCGGGGGCCGCCTCCGCCTGATCCTCCCGGGGGACGAGGGCGGCGACGGCCACGTCGACCGGGTCCTCTCCGCGCTCGGCGTCCGGCGTCTCTTCGACGTGTACGAGGACGTGCCGGCGGCGGTCAGCGGGCCGGGCCGAA